A window of Helicobacter macacae MIT 99-5501 genomic DNA:
GCACTATTTTGCGTAGAATCTATGCTAGAGTCAAATTGTGATTGCCTAGATTCTACCACTCTAAACACCAAATCCATTTGCCCTATATTTGCACACACTGCGCAACGATATGAGTCAAACGGAAAGATATTTTTGCATTGATTGCAGCGGTATTCAAATGTAAGCTCACCTCTTTGCGTAGAATGTGCGTGCAAAATCCGCAACGCTTCTAGCTCAAACACCTCGCATTCTTGGCTGTCTTTGACATAGCCTTTTGAGCGAAAAATATCCATTATGCTTTTGTGATTTTTTAGCTTCTCAAATGGGATTTCCTCTCTAGTAAATCGCCACAAAATATCCAAAACCTGCAAAATCGCTTCATTAGAATCGATGTGATTTTGTTCATTTTTTATTAGAGTGGGATTTGAGTGCAAGCTGTGCTTTATGCTTGATTGCGTGTCTAGTGCTAACACTTCTGCCCAAAAAGCCTCTCTATCATACATACTTAGGTATTCTAGGGCTAAGCGATTGATTTTGCCACAATAGCGCATAAGCGAGACAATCTCTTTGCGCTTTTTTTCTAGAGATAAAAAGTTGCTATTTTTTAATACCATAAAGTGCAGATATGAGCGCATTTGCTCAATGCTAGCGCGTTGCTTGGGCACACTTAGCTCTTCTATGGATTCTAGTGCGTCTAGGGCTTCTTCATACTCACCCATATTTTCATACACGCGCATAAGGTAGTCCAAAACCTGCCTATTTCTAGGATAGGCTTTTATGATTTCTAGAAATATTTCTTTCGCCCTTTGCAAAAATCCTGCTTCAAAATAAGTGATTCCTAGAGATTCTAAGATGATGAGTTTTTCTTGTGTGTTTGTTGTTTTTTCTAAAATCCCTAGATAGATTTTTATCGCATAGCCTCTATCGCCTGCAAGTGCGTATGTTTTGGCAAGTAGCATAAGTGGTGGAGTGGGGTTTTTGGATATGGAGAGAAAGTCTATTATTTCATCGCTTAGCGAGCCCTCGCTATAAGATTTTGCAAAATCTTGCAATGCCATTTCTTTCTTTTTTGCTTTGTATTTGTTTCTACTCCAATCAGCAAAAATAAGAATCGCCACAATGCCTAGCAAAATACTCGCCCCAAAAAGTGGGTCGTGGTAAAAATACATTACTTGCTCAAACATTTATACGCCTTTGTTAATCACACTTTGTAAGGATTTGCAAAAATCGCATCTAAAAACTTTTTGAAATTATGCCCTTTTTTGTGTGATTTTGTGTTTTTATGTTTGTTTGCGTTTTGTCTTTATTTTTACGCTTTAGAAATGTGATTTATAAGCCTTGTGGCTTATGTTTTGATTTGCTTGGCTTATGGTTTTCTAAAAACGCTTTGCTTACGGTTCTCGCAAGGTTTGGATATGGGCTTTTTGCTTGATTTTTTCAAAATACTCACTTAACACTTTTTCTTGGCTATTTTGGGATAGCTTTTGGGCGATATATTGCCTTGCTTCTTCAAAGCTCATAAGCGTTTGTCCGTGCTTTTTGACTACGCGGAAAGTTACATAGTTGCCACCACCTGCGTCCAAAATCTGGCTAAACCTCCCCTCTTTTAGCGAAGAAAAAAGCTGTGCTATTTGTGGGTTTAGCGCACTTAGCTCTAGCTTTTCTTGGGTTTTTTCTACGCCACTTATGGTTGTGTTTGGATTGGCTATGGTGCGCTCTAGGAGTTTTGGATTTTTGGCACTGTAGCGGGCGACTTCGACTTCTTTGGGGGTGTTAAACTCACTTTTGTGTTCATTGTAATATTTGTGGATTTCATCTTCACTTGAAGTCTCTGCAGAGAGTAGCACATTTCTCATAAGCTCCCTAGTCTCTATCTGGTCTTTTAGCTCATCTCTGTATAAGTCATACTCTATTCCCTCTCGTTTCAGTGCTAGCATAAATTGTTGCGTATTCATTTGGTTTTGGGAGGCGATATTTTCGATTTCTCTATCAAGCCTTTCGTCATCGACATTGATTTTTAGCCGCTCAATTTCTTGTGTTTTTAGCCTTTGTGCGATTAGAAATTCTACGGCTTGAGATTTGTCAAAATGTCGTTGTTTTTGGATAGTTTTTATTTCATAGATAGTGATAGGGTCGCCATTTACCTTTATGGCAACTCCACCGACTATGTTTTTGGGGGCTATGCTTTTTGGATTTTTGGATTCTTTTGCGGGGGTGTTTTGTGTGTTTTGTGTGGTTGTGGAGGACTCATTAGATTCATCAGCATTTTTATCTGCGCCATTTGTGTTTGTTTCTGTGGCGGTTTTTATCTCTTGTGATACTTTTTTGCTACTTTTTGCTAGCATAGCCGTGCTTGAAGTAGCACTCACTAGGGCAACACAAAAAAATGTAGCGCAAAAACTGCGCAATGAGTGCAATGTATTTGCTAGATTTTGCATATTTTTCCTTACTTGTGATTTTTGATTGGGATTTTTAGATTTTTTGTATTTCTAAAACCTCATAAAATTCTAAACCCTCTAAATTTTGGCATTCTAGCACATATTATTTAATGCAGGCATTTTCTTAACAACTAGAGGTTTTATGCAAAACACATAATAGAATTTTGCTATTTTTGCATTTCGCAATTTAGCAAGAATAATCACAAACAAGAACAATCACAAAAACACACCAAATACTATGCGACAAAGTAGCCAAATCTTATGCAAATCTATCGCAAAAACAAGCAAAATCTAGAAAAATATATAAAACATTTTGTGCTATAATGCGAGG
This region includes:
- a CDS encoding tetratricopeptide repeat protein, translating into MFEQVMYFYHDPLFGASILLGIVAILIFADWSRNKYKAKKKEMALQDFAKSYSEGSLSDEIIDFLSISKNPTPPLMLLAKTYALAGDRGYAIKIYLGILEKTTNTQEKLIILESLGITYFEAGFLQRAKEIFLEIIKAYPRNRQVLDYLMRVYENMGEYEEALDALESIEELSVPKQRASIEQMRSYLHFMVLKNSNFLSLEKKRKEIVSLMRYCGKINRLALEYLSMYDREAFWAEVLALDTQSSIKHSLHSNPTLIKNEQNHIDSNEAILQVLDILWRFTREEIPFEKLKNHKSIMDIFRSKGYVKDSQECEVFELEALRILHAHSTQRGELTFEYRCNQCKNIFPFDSYRCAVCANIGQMDLVFRVVESRQSQFDSSIDSTQNSAFINSAKQFASNFSAT
- a CDS encoding peptidyl-prolyl cis-trans isomerase, translated to MQNLANTLHSLRSFCATFFCVALVSATSSTAMLAKSSKKVSQEIKTATETNTNGADKNADESNESSTTTQNTQNTPAKESKNPKSIAPKNIVGGVAIKVNGDPITIYEIKTIQKQRHFDKSQAVEFLIAQRLKTQEIERLKINVDDERLDREIENIASQNQMNTQQFMLALKREGIEYDLYRDELKDQIETRELMRNVLLSAETSSEDEIHKYYNEHKSEFNTPKEVEVARYSAKNPKLLERTIANPNTTISGVEKTQEKLELSALNPQIAQLFSSLKEGRFSQILDAGGGNYVTFRVVKKHGQTLMSFEEARQYIAQKLSQNSQEKVLSEYFEKIKQKAHIQTLREP